Proteins from a genomic interval of Streptomyces sp. NBC_01445:
- a CDS encoding SCO2400 family protein produces the protein MDYCHPCRRHLNGALACPGCGTPAEACRAHAEALAAQESAESAGAPYADEPTHTRRSRRERRERGARRAHRRRRNKIVIAAAGLALAAGGLSFAELGTESSADGDAQGSSTSAEEAADQEAQAAASSAAGTPTGAVAAEADPQASSASASPSPSASESEDAKKGKETEGVKEGAEGHATSVPAATPTPHTPTGPGTPAPGPTTTPPPPPQPTPTETCDRFLWWCT, from the coding sequence ATGGATTACTGCCACCCGTGCCGAAGGCACCTCAATGGCGCCCTCGCCTGCCCTGGGTGCGGCACGCCCGCCGAAGCGTGCCGCGCGCACGCGGAGGCGCTCGCGGCGCAGGAGTCGGCCGAGAGTGCCGGCGCCCCTTATGCCGACGAACCCACGCACACCCGCCGCTCCCGCAGGGAACGCCGTGAGCGCGGCGCCCGCAGGGCCCACCGGCGCCGGCGCAACAAGATCGTGATCGCCGCCGCGGGGCTCGCGCTCGCCGCGGGCGGCCTCAGCTTCGCGGAACTCGGCACCGAGTCGTCGGCGGACGGCGACGCGCAGGGCTCGTCCACGTCGGCCGAGGAAGCCGCCGACCAGGAGGCCCAGGCCGCCGCATCCTCGGCGGCCGGCACCCCGACCGGCGCCGTCGCGGCCGAGGCGGACCCGCAGGCGTCGAGCGCCTCGGCGTCCCCCTCCCCGTCCGCGTCGGAGTCCGAGGACGCGAAGAAGGGCAAGGAGACGGAGGGGGTGAAGGAGGGGGCCGAGGGCCACGCCACCTCCGTGCCCGCCGCCACCCCGACGCCGCACACCCCGACCGGCCCCGGCACGCCCGCCCCCGGGCCCACCACGACGCCGCCGCCCCCGCCGCAGCCCACCCCGACGGAGACGTGCGACCGCTTCCTGTGGTGGTGCACCTAG
- a CDS encoding MarR family winged helix-turn-helix transcriptional regulator yields the protein MGTLEYMAASSSAPKRVTDDLVTADAVTADLVELIGTLVSRHYKEYEQAASGQGLTTAQARVLDLLSREPMPMRHIAQQVNCEPSNITGLVDRLEARGLVERRPDPADRRVKLAAPTAEGVRMARGVQGNLGFARGAIASLTDDERVALRRLLAKMMLDGDVTA from the coding sequence ATGGGTACTCTGGAGTACATGGCCGCCAGCAGCTCCGCCCCGAAACGCGTGACAGATGACCTCGTGACAGCCGATGCCGTGACAGCCGACCTGGTCGAGCTGATCGGCACGCTGGTCTCGCGCCACTACAAGGAGTACGAGCAGGCCGCCTCGGGCCAGGGCCTCACCACGGCGCAGGCGCGGGTTCTCGATCTGCTCTCGCGCGAGCCGATGCCCATGCGGCACATAGCCCAGCAGGTGAACTGTGAGCCGTCGAACATCACCGGGCTCGTCGACCGGCTGGAAGCGCGCGGCCTCGTCGAGCGCCGCCCCGACCCGGCCGACCGGCGCGTGAAGCTGGCCGCACCGACGGCAGAGGGTGTGCGGATGGCGCGCGGAGTGCAGGGGAACCTGGGCTTCGCACGCGGGGCCATCGCCTCGCTGACCGACGACGAGCGGGTGGCGCTGCGCAGGCTCCTCGCCAAGATGATGCTGGACGGCGACGTCACGGCCTGA
- a CDS encoding NADP-dependent oxidoreductase yields the protein MSVDTPQIPATSREWQLTSRPVGWPKPEDFQLSEVEIAQPGPGQVLVKNLYLSVDPYMRGRMSAAKSYAAPYELGKTMQGGAVGVVVASNDEGVAVGDHVLHFNGWREYATFDAKQAVKVDPEAAPLSTYLGVLGMTGLTAYAGLLRTLSFKEGDTVFVSGAAGAVGSQVGQIAKLKGASRVIGSAGSDEKVKLLVEEYGFDAAFNYKNGSVSEQLKQAAPDGIDVYFDNVGGDHLEAAIGQLNQGGRIAICGAISVYNNTEAAPGPRNLARLIQTRGRIEGFLVGDHYDLQPQFVREVGPWVASGELKYRETVVEGIENNLEAFLGVLRGDNIGKMIVKLGE from the coding sequence ATGTCTGTCGACACCCCTCAGATCCCCGCCACGAGCCGCGAGTGGCAGCTGACCAGCCGCCCGGTCGGCTGGCCCAAGCCCGAGGACTTCCAGCTCAGCGAGGTGGAGATCGCCCAGCCCGGCCCCGGCCAGGTGCTCGTCAAGAACCTGTACCTGTCCGTGGACCCGTACATGCGCGGCAGGATGTCAGCGGCCAAGTCGTACGCCGCCCCCTACGAACTGGGCAAGACAATGCAGGGCGGCGCGGTCGGTGTGGTCGTCGCCTCGAACGACGAGGGTGTGGCCGTCGGTGACCACGTGCTGCACTTCAACGGCTGGCGCGAGTACGCCACCTTCGACGCCAAGCAGGCCGTGAAGGTCGACCCGGAGGCCGCGCCCCTGTCGACGTACCTCGGTGTCCTCGGCATGACGGGCCTGACGGCGTACGCGGGTCTCCTGCGCACCCTGTCCTTCAAGGAGGGCGACACGGTTTTCGTCTCCGGCGCGGCCGGTGCCGTCGGCAGCCAGGTGGGCCAGATCGCCAAGCTCAAGGGTGCCTCTCGGGTCATCGGTTCGGCCGGTTCCGACGAGAAGGTCAAGCTCCTCGTCGAGGAGTACGGATTCGACGCGGCCTTCAACTACAAGAACGGCTCCGTCTCCGAGCAGCTCAAGCAGGCGGCCCCCGACGGGATCGACGTCTACTTCGACAACGTCGGCGGTGACCACCTGGAGGCGGCCATCGGTCAGCTCAACCAGGGCGGACGAATTGCGATCTGCGGTGCGATCTCGGTCTACAACAACACCGAGGCCGCCCCTGGTCCGCGCAACCTGGCACGCCTGATCCAGACCCGTGGCCGCATCGAGGGCTTCCTCGTCGGCGACCACTACGACCTTCAGCCGCAGTTCGTCCGGGAGGTCGGCCCCTGGGTCGCCTCGGGTGAGCTGAAGTACCGGGAGACCGTTGTCGAGGGGATCGAGAACAACCTGGAGGCGTTCCTCGGGGTTCTGCGCGGCGACAACATCGGAAAGATGATCGTCAAGCTGGGGGAGTGA
- a CDS encoding organic hydroperoxide resistance protein produces MPIQQSDVVYTAVATAENGRDGRVSTDDGKLDVVVNPPKEQGGSGAGTNPEQLFAAGYSACFQGALAVVARQENADISGSTVTAHVGIGKNDEGFGLIVEIAAKIPNVDEATAKSLVEKAHQVCPYSKATRGNITVTLSV; encoded by the coding sequence ATGCCCATCCAGCAGTCGGACGTCGTCTACACCGCCGTGGCCACCGCGGAGAACGGCCGTGACGGCCGCGTCTCCACGGACGACGGCAAGCTCGACGTCGTCGTGAACCCGCCCAAGGAGCAGGGCGGCAGCGGCGCCGGCACCAACCCGGAGCAGCTGTTCGCCGCCGGCTACAGCGCCTGCTTCCAGGGCGCGCTCGCCGTGGTCGCCCGCCAGGAGAACGCCGACATCTCCGGCTCGACCGTCACCGCGCACGTGGGCATCGGCAAGAACGACGAGGGCTTCGGCCTCATCGTCGAGATCGCCGCCAAGATCCCGAACGTGGACGAGGCCACCGCCAAGTCCCTGGTCGAGAAGGCCCACCAGGTGTGCCCGTACTCCAAGGCCACCCGCGGCAACATCACGGTCACGCTCTCCGTCTGA
- a CDS encoding EI24 domain-containing protein → MRDLGAGFGYLMKGQRWVSQHGKQFGMGLLPGLITLVLYAAALVCLALWGDDFVTWATPFADDWTSPWAGLFRGFLTAVLFALVLLLAVLAFTAVTLLIGQPFYESLSEKVDLAEGGHAPESGLPLWRELWISARDSLRVLVRAALWGVLLFALGFVPFVGQTVVPVIGFFVTGFFLTEELAAVALQRRSVELRERLALLRSRKGLAWGFGTPLAVAFLVPLVAVFLMPGAVAGATLMARDLLGETTPEPAPEPAPHPTGDPATH, encoded by the coding sequence ATGCGCGATCTCGGGGCGGGCTTCGGCTACTTGATGAAGGGCCAGCGCTGGGTCTCCCAGCATGGCAAGCAGTTCGGCATGGGGCTCCTGCCCGGCCTGATCACCCTGGTCCTGTACGCGGCCGCGCTGGTCTGCCTGGCCCTGTGGGGCGACGACTTCGTCACCTGGGCGACCCCCTTCGCCGACGACTGGACGTCCCCGTGGGCCGGCCTGTTCCGCGGCTTCCTGACGGCCGTGCTCTTCGCCCTCGTCCTGCTGCTCGCCGTCCTTGCCTTCACCGCGGTCACCCTCCTGATCGGCCAGCCCTTCTACGAGTCCCTGTCGGAGAAGGTCGACCTCGCCGAGGGTGGCCACGCCCCCGAGTCGGGCCTCCCGCTCTGGCGCGAACTGTGGATCTCCGCTCGCGACAGCCTGCGGGTCCTGGTGCGCGCCGCGCTCTGGGGCGTCCTGCTCTTCGCCCTCGGGTTCGTCCCGTTCGTCGGCCAGACCGTCGTCCCGGTGATCGGCTTCTTCGTCACCGGCTTCTTCCTCACGGAGGAGCTCGCCGCGGTCGCGCTCCAGCGCCGCAGCGTCGAACTGCGCGAACGCCTCGCCCTGTTGCGCTCCCGCAAGGGCCTCGCCTGGGGCTTCGGCACCCCGCTCGCGGTCGCGTTCCTGGTGCCGTTGGTGGCGGTGTTCCTGATGCCGGGAGCGGTGGCCGGCGCGACCCTGATGGCCCGGGACCTGCTCGGCGAGACGACCCCGGAACCGGCGCCCGAGCCCGCCCCGCACCCCACCGGCGACCCGGCCACGCACTGA
- a CDS encoding NAD(P)-dependent oxidoreductase gives MEKIAFLGLGHMGAPMARHLLDAGHPLTVWNRTPAKAAPLVERGAVLAGTPADAVRDADVVITMLATPDAVSEVADAIVPELRPGTYWAEMSTIGPDAVRQLAARLGDGVTLVDAPVMGSTDKAEAGELGILAGGDADRIEGVLAHLGTVTRTGAPGSGAALKLVVNTAVIGGVGLVAEAMALADALGLPEDVAKGALAEGPLGGAVARAFAQGVHFGSDLAVKDIALATETTELPAMEAVLGHFKQAAADPSLVHEDIARAVTRIRER, from the coding sequence ATGGAAAAGATCGCCTTCCTCGGCCTCGGTCACATGGGCGCGCCCATGGCCCGCCATCTCCTCGACGCCGGACACCCGCTGACCGTCTGGAACCGCACCCCGGCGAAAGCCGCCCCGCTCGTCGAACGGGGCGCCGTCCTCGCCGGCACCCCCGCCGACGCCGTGCGCGACGCCGACGTGGTCATCACGATGCTCGCCACCCCGGACGCCGTGTCCGAGGTCGCCGACGCCATCGTGCCCGAACTGCGGCCCGGCACGTACTGGGCGGAGATGTCGACCATCGGCCCCGACGCCGTACGGCAGCTGGCGGCGCGACTCGGTGACGGGGTGACCCTCGTCGACGCACCGGTCATGGGCAGCACCGACAAGGCCGAGGCGGGCGAGCTCGGCATCCTCGCGGGCGGCGACGCGGACCGGATCGAAGGCGTGCTCGCCCACCTCGGCACGGTCACCCGCACCGGCGCGCCCGGCTCCGGCGCCGCTCTCAAACTCGTTGTCAACACCGCGGTCATCGGGGGCGTCGGCCTGGTCGCCGAGGCCATGGCGCTCGCGGACGCGCTCGGCCTGCCCGAGGACGTCGCGAAGGGCGCCCTCGCCGAGGGCCCCCTCGGCGGAGCCGTCGCCCGCGCCTTCGCGCAGGGCGTGCACTTCGGCTCGGACCTCGCAGTCAAGGACATCGCCCTGGCCACCGAGACCACCGAACTCCCGGCCATGGAAGCCGTGTTGGGCCACTTCAAGCAGGCCGCGGCGGACCCGTCCCTCGTCCACGAGGACATCGCGCGGGCCGTGACCCGTATCCGCGAGCGGTAG
- a CDS encoding YrdB family protein encodes MKTANLGVLFLIELAALGAVGRWGFTRDVPAPLAWLLGLGVIAAMITLWALFGSQKASYKTRGAGRVVFELAWFGAGAAALLLAGAVGWAVAYVLVCGVSKTLAVVWRQ; translated from the coding sequence ATGAAGACGGCGAACCTGGGTGTGCTCTTCCTGATAGAACTGGCCGCCCTCGGGGCCGTCGGGCGCTGGGGGTTCACCCGCGACGTCCCGGCCCCGCTCGCCTGGCTGCTCGGCCTCGGGGTCATCGCCGCGATGATCACTTTGTGGGCGCTGTTCGGATCCCAGAAGGCGTCGTACAAAACGCGGGGCGCGGGCCGGGTCGTCTTCGAGCTGGCGTGGTTCGGGGCGGGCGCGGCCGCGCTCCTGCTGGCCGGGGCCGTCGGCTGGGCCGTCGCCTACGTCCTGGTGTGCGGGGTGAGCAAGACGCTCGCGGTCGTCTGGCGCCAGTAG
- a CDS encoding TetR/AcrR family transcriptional regulator — MSYGDGMGTRTARSEERRAEILRAALEVIAERGYRGATLGAVAERVGLTQQGLLHYFRTKEALLVAVLEERDQWDAVPDGRWRLDLLASLVEYNAMRPGIVQTFSALLGESVTEDHPARPYFTERYGSVRESMAAVLRAEYGERLPGGLTPERAAPLLVAVMDGLQYQWLLDPDSVDMPGAFRDFLALIEGGEGDAGDAGPG; from the coding sequence ATGTCGTACGGTGACGGCATGGGTACGAGAACCGCCAGGAGCGAGGAACGGCGCGCGGAGATCCTCCGTGCCGCCCTGGAGGTGATCGCCGAGCGCGGATACCGCGGCGCCACGCTTGGGGCGGTGGCCGAGCGTGTCGGGCTGACGCAGCAGGGGCTGCTGCACTACTTCCGCACCAAGGAGGCCCTGCTCGTCGCGGTCCTGGAGGAGCGCGACCAGTGGGACGCGGTGCCGGACGGCCGGTGGCGGCTCGACCTGCTGGCCTCGCTGGTCGAGTACAACGCGATGCGGCCCGGCATCGTGCAGACGTTCTCCGCGCTGCTCGGCGAGAGCGTCACGGAGGACCACCCGGCGCGGCCCTACTTCACCGAGCGGTACGGGAGCGTGCGGGAGAGCATGGCCGCGGTGCTGCGCGCCGAATACGGGGAGCGGCTGCCCGGCGGCCTCACGCCCGAGCGGGCGGCGCCGCTGCTCGTGGCGGTGATGGACGGGCTGCAGTACCAGTGGCTGCTGGACCCCGATTCGGTGGACATGCCGGGCGCGTTCCGCGACTTCCTGGCGCTCATCGAGGGCGGCGAAGGCGACGCGGGGGACGCGGGCCCCGGGTGA
- a CDS encoding glycoside hydrolase family 3 protein produces MAETQQDQAREAVIEAALGKLDLDTKANLLAGQDMWSLPAVPDIGLGSLVMSDGPIGVRGIRWTADDPSIALPSPTALAATWDPELACKAGQLLAQEARRKGVHVLLAPTVNLHRSPLGGRHFEAYSEDPYLTGAIGTGYVRGVQSGGVGTTVKHFVGNDAETDRFTVDNTVSARALRELYLAPFEAIVENAHPWGIMTAYNRVNGTTMTEHRYLVNEVLRGEWGFDGFNVSDWMAARSTTGDIEGGLDVAMPGPRTVYGPALAAAVRAGEVEESTVDEAVRNVLRLAARVGILEGAEPVVAEAPEEIDGEALAREIARRAFVLVRNSGALPLRPGGSVALIGAAARDARVLGGGSATVFPAHVVSPLDGLTAALPEGTLTYAVGADPNEELAAAGAGFELRAGCLDAAGDVIGTASVPGGRIQWIGADLPDGVTHDTLHTVEITGTFTPRASGPHTFGTQGIGGFTLTVAGQTVFDGEQPLASAADPFAAFFGSPVGRGDVDLVAGEPVDVSLRYVVFKPEGAPLQAIAFSLVHREPQRDPDELIAEAVEAARAADTAVVVVATTERVESEGFDRKDLRLPGRQDDLVRAVAAANPNTVVVVNSGSPVELPWREDVAAVLLSWFPGQEGGDALADVLTGAEEPGGRLPTTWGAFEDAPVTEVTPTDGRLAYTEGVFIGYRAWERSGATPSYAFGHGLGYTDWTYESIEVRDAGATAVVRVRNSGERSGREVVQVYLAPEPADPARPARWLAGFAGAEAAPGESVEVTVPLPRRAYEIWDENANAWAHQAGAYEVEAGRSVLDRRVSTRIEV; encoded by the coding sequence GTGGCGGAGACCCAGCAGGACCAGGCACGCGAGGCTGTCATCGAGGCAGCGCTCGGCAAGCTCGACCTCGACACCAAGGCGAATCTCCTCGCCGGGCAGGACATGTGGTCCCTGCCCGCCGTCCCGGACATCGGCCTCGGTTCGCTGGTGATGTCGGACGGCCCGATCGGTGTCCGCGGCATCCGCTGGACCGCCGACGACCCCTCGATCGCCCTTCCGTCACCGACGGCGCTCGCCGCCACCTGGGACCCCGAACTCGCCTGCAAGGCAGGTCAGTTGCTCGCCCAGGAGGCCCGCCGCAAGGGCGTCCACGTGCTGCTTGCCCCGACCGTCAACCTGCACCGCTCGCCGCTGGGCGGCCGGCACTTCGAGGCGTACAGCGAGGACCCGTACCTGACCGGCGCGATCGGCACCGGGTACGTGCGCGGTGTGCAGTCCGGCGGCGTCGGCACCACCGTCAAGCACTTCGTCGGCAACGACGCCGAGACCGACCGCTTCACCGTCGACAACACCGTCTCCGCCCGCGCCCTGCGTGAGCTCTACCTCGCCCCCTTCGAGGCCATCGTCGAGAACGCCCACCCCTGGGGCATCATGACCGCCTACAACAGGGTCAACGGCACGACGATGACCGAACACCGCTACCTCGTGAACGAGGTGCTGCGCGGCGAGTGGGGCTTCGACGGCTTCAACGTCTCCGACTGGATGGCCGCCCGCTCCACCACCGGCGACATCGAGGGCGGCCTCGACGTCGCGATGCCCGGCCCGCGCACGGTCTACGGCCCTGCGCTCGCCGCCGCAGTCCGCGCCGGTGAGGTCGAGGAGTCCACCGTCGACGAGGCCGTGCGCAACGTGCTGCGCCTCGCCGCCCGCGTCGGCATCCTCGAAGGCGCCGAGCCTGTGGTCGCCGAGGCCCCGGAAGAGATCGACGGCGAGGCACTCGCCCGCGAGATCGCCCGCCGCGCCTTCGTCCTCGTACGCAACTCCGGTGCGCTTCCCCTTCGTCCAGGCGGCAGTGTCGCCCTCATCGGCGCCGCCGCTCGCGACGCCCGGGTCCTCGGCGGAGGCTCCGCCACTGTCTTCCCCGCCCATGTCGTCTCCCCACTCGACGGGCTGACCGCCGCGCTCCCCGAGGGAACGCTCACGTACGCCGTCGGCGCCGACCCGAACGAGGAACTCGCCGCCGCGGGCGCCGGGTTCGAGCTGCGCGCCGGCTGCCTGGACGCCGCCGGCGACGTCATCGGCACCGCGTCCGTGCCCGGCGGCCGTATTCAGTGGATCGGCGCCGACCTGCCCGACGGCGTCACCCACGACACCCTGCACACCGTCGAGATCACCGGCACCTTCACCCCGCGCGCCTCCGGGCCGCACACCTTCGGCACCCAGGGCATCGGCGGCTTCACCCTCACCGTCGCCGGACAGACCGTCTTCGACGGGGAGCAGCCGCTCGCCTCGGCCGCCGACCCGTTCGCGGCGTTCTTCGGCAGCCCCGTCGGCCGCGGAGACGTCGACCTCGTCGCCGGCGAGCCCGTCGACGTATCCCTGCGCTACGTCGTCTTCAAGCCCGAGGGCGCCCCGCTCCAGGCCATCGCGTTCTCGCTGGTGCACCGCGAGCCGCAGCGCGACCCCGACGAGCTGATCGCCGAGGCCGTCGAGGCCGCGCGCGCCGCCGACACCGCGGTCGTCGTGGTGGCCACCACCGAGCGCGTCGAGTCCGAGGGCTTCGACCGCAAGGACCTGCGCCTGCCGGGCCGTCAGGACGACCTCGTCCGCGCCGTTGCCGCCGCCAACCCGAACACCGTCGTGGTCGTGAACTCCGGCTCCCCGGTGGAACTCCCGTGGCGCGAGGACGTCGCGGCCGTGCTCCTGAGCTGGTTCCCCGGCCAGGAGGGCGGCGACGCCCTCGCCGACGTCCTCACCGGAGCCGAGGAGCCCGGCGGCCGGCTGCCCACCACCTGGGGCGCGTTCGAGGACGCACCCGTCACCGAGGTCACCCCCACCGACGGCCGGCTGGCCTACACCGAGGGTGTGTTCATCGGCTACCGCGCCTGGGAGAGGTCGGGCGCCACCCCGTCGTACGCCTTCGGCCACGGCCTCGGATACACCGACTGGACGTACGAGTCGATCGAGGTGCGGGACGCGGGCGCGACGGCCGTGGTCCGGGTGCGCAACTCCGGTGAGCGGTCCGGTCGCGAGGTGGTCCAGGTCTATCTGGCGCCCGAACCGGCCGACCCCGCCCGCCCGGCCCGCTGGCTGGCCGGCTTCGCGGGAGCCGAGGCGGCACCCGGCGAGAGCGTCGAGGTCACCGTCCCGCTGCCGCGCCGCGCCTACGAGATCTGGGACGAGAACGCCAACGCGTGGGCGCACCAGGCGGGCGCGTACGAGGTGGAAGCGGGCCGCTCGGTCCTGGACCGGCGCGTGAGCACACGGATCGAGGTCTGA
- a CDS encoding aldose epimerase family protein: MRSELFGTLPDGTPVHRWTLERGGVRVRVLTYGGIVQSAEVPDRGGATADVALGFPSLDGYLAHPGPFLGALVGRYANRIAGGRFPLDGRTYHLAQNNGTNALHGGERGFDKRVWDADPLEHGVRLHRVSPHGEEGFPGRMEVSATYTLDESGALRIVYEAVTDAPTVVNLTNHSYWNLGGAGSGDAAGGHEVRIAASRFTAADGDLIPTGEFTEVAGTAFDFREPRKPGLGHDRNYVLDKGVTEAPAEVAELHDPASGRTLTVATTEPGLQLYTGDHFDETLPFAPGAGIALETQHFPDSPNRPQFPSTQLRPGQVFRSETVYGFGTRA, from the coding sequence ATGCGCAGCGAACTCTTCGGCACGCTCCCCGACGGCACGCCCGTCCACCGCTGGACTCTCGAACGCGGCGGGGTGCGGGTGCGCGTCCTGACGTACGGCGGGATCGTGCAGTCGGCGGAGGTCCCCGACCGGGGCGGTGCCACGGCGGACGTGGCGCTCGGTTTTCCCTCGCTGGACGGGTATCTCGCCCATCCGGGGCCGTTCCTGGGCGCGCTGGTCGGCCGGTACGCGAACCGGATCGCGGGCGGCCGCTTCCCGCTCGACGGCCGGACCTACCACCTGGCGCAGAACAACGGGACGAACGCGCTGCACGGCGGCGAGCGCGGCTTCGACAAGCGCGTGTGGGACGCGGACCCGCTGGAGCACGGTGTACGACTGCACCGGGTGAGCCCGCACGGCGAGGAGGGCTTCCCGGGGCGCATGGAGGTCTCGGCGACATACACGCTCGACGAGAGCGGGGCGCTGCGGATCGTGTACGAGGCGGTGACCGACGCGCCGACCGTCGTGAACCTGACGAACCACTCGTACTGGAATCTGGGCGGCGCGGGCTCCGGTGACGCGGCAGGCGGGCACGAGGTGCGCATCGCGGCCTCACGGTTCACCGCGGCGGACGGGGATCTGATCCCGACCGGTGAGTTCACCGAGGTGGCGGGGACGGCCTTCGACTTCCGGGAGCCGCGGAAGCCGGGGCTCGGCCACGACCGCAACTACGTGCTCGACAAGGGGGTCACCGAGGCGCCGGCGGAGGTTGCCGAGCTGCACGACCCGGCGTCGGGGCGGACGCTGACCGTCGCGACGACCGAGCCGGGGCTCCAGCTGTACACGGGCGACCACTTCGACGAGACGCTGCCGTTCGCGCCCGGCGCCGGGATCGCCCTGGAGACCCAGCACTTCCCGGACTCCCCCAACCGGCCCCAGTTCCCGTCGACGCAACTGAGGCCGGGTCAGGTGTTCCGTTCGGAGACGGTGTACGGGTTCGGCACCCGCGCCTGA
- a CDS encoding SGNH/GDSL hydrolase family protein yields the protein MRIRSHRSAAVRAAVAGVTAVLLGAAGLAACDAIGDNSPGPEGSTAGTKPSPKPTPRWDTSPRSVAAVGDSITRGFDACSVLTDCPEVSWATGSDTGVRSLAVRLLGKDRAATHSWNFARTGARMADLPAQMEQAAAVSPGLVTVMAGANDACRPTPATMTPVDTFRADFEEAMRTLRREVPKAQVYVSSVPDLKRLWSAGRTNPLGKQVWKLGICSSMLADPDDLAAAATQRRASVQGRVVAYNEVLADVCAKDRRCRYDGGAVFAYRFDGKQLSHWDWFHPSKDGQSRLAAMAYRRVTAKEPIT from the coding sequence ATGCGGATCCGAAGCCACCGGTCAGCTGCCGTCCGGGCCGCCGTCGCCGGTGTGACGGCCGTTCTGCTCGGTGCCGCGGGCCTCGCCGCATGCGACGCGATCGGCGACAACTCCCCAGGACCGGAGGGCAGTACCGCCGGTACGAAGCCGTCCCCGAAGCCCACCCCCAGGTGGGACACGAGCCCGCGCTCCGTTGCCGCCGTGGGCGACTCCATCACGCGGGGCTTCGACGCCTGCTCGGTCCTCACGGACTGCCCGGAGGTGTCGTGGGCGACCGGTTCCGACACCGGGGTGCGCAGCCTCGCGGTCCGGCTCCTGGGGAAGGACCGGGCGGCCACGCACAGTTGGAATTTCGCGCGCACCGGTGCACGGATGGCTGACCTTCCCGCGCAGATGGAGCAGGCGGCCGCGGTGTCGCCGGGCCTTGTGACGGTGATGGCGGGGGCCAACGACGCCTGCCGGCCGACGCCCGCCACGATGACGCCGGTCGACACGTTCCGCGCCGACTTCGAGGAAGCGATGCGCACGCTGCGGCGCGAGGTGCCCAAGGCTCAGGTGTATGTGTCGAGCGTGCCGGACCTCAAGCGCCTGTGGTCGGCGGGCCGGACGAATCCGCTGGGCAAGCAGGTGTGGAAGCTCGGCATCTGCTCGTCGATGCTGGCCGACCCGGACGACCTCGCGGCAGCGGCGACGCAGCGCCGGGCCTCGGTGCAGGGCCGGGTGGTGGCGTACAACGAGGTGCTCGCGGACGTGTGCGCGAAGGATCGGCGGTGCCGGTACGACGGCGGGGCGGTCTTCGCCTACCGGTTCGACGGGAAGCAGCTCAGTCACTGGGACTGGTTCCACCCCAGCAAGGACGGCCAGTCGCGGCTCGCGGCGATGGCGTACCGACGGGTGACGGCCAAGGAGCCGATCACCTGA
- a CDS encoding DUF3145 domain-containing protein gives MTTRGVLYVHSAPRALCPHVEWAVAGVLGARINLDWIRQPAAPGTWRSEFSWRGEAGTASKLASALRGWQLLRFEVTAEPCATAEGERYSATPELGIFHAVTGIHGDILIPEDRLRAALARSKGGETDLEAELAKLLGKPWDDELEPFRYAGEGAPVRWLHQVV, from the coding sequence GTGACGACACGTGGAGTCCTGTACGTGCACTCCGCACCGCGCGCGCTGTGCCCGCACGTCGAATGGGCAGTCGCGGGCGTGCTCGGCGCGCGTATCAACCTCGACTGGATCCGGCAGCCGGCGGCGCCGGGCACCTGGAGATCCGAGTTCTCCTGGCGCGGTGAGGCGGGCACCGCCTCCAAACTGGCGTCCGCGCTGCGCGGCTGGCAGCTCCTCCGCTTCGAGGTGACCGCGGAACCCTGCGCGACGGCCGAGGGCGAGCGCTACAGCGCCACGCCCGAACTGGGCATCTTCCACGCCGTCACCGGAATCCACGGCGACATCCTCATCCCCGAGGACCGGCTGCGCGCCGCGCTCGCCCGTTCGAAGGGCGGCGAGACGGACCTGGAAGCCGAACTCGCCAAGCTCCTCGGCAAGCCCTGGGACGACGAACTGGAACCCTTCCGCTACGCGGGCGAGGGCGCCCCGGTGCGGTGGCTGCACCAGGTGGTGTGA